A genomic window from Anthonomus grandis grandis chromosome 4, icAntGran1.3, whole genome shotgun sequence includes:
- the LOC126735526 gene encoding protein lin-32-like isoform X2, whose translation MYKGTAPYRASSSDGCPSPRISSPESHYALTSPLSTASDPGMSSQPYTPNYYPKTPQSWGSHDFYGENNNIYNKYDSYKYNSTSPRSESSTFKSSNHQQDYYKMSYDAKYKKDPGGGKNKPLTPATVGVEVMKKRRLAANARERRRMNSLNDAFDRLRDHVPSLGNDRKLSKFETLQMAQQYIAALHELLQRD comes from the exons ATGTACAAGGGTACCGCTCCGTATCGAGCTTCGTCTTCTGACGg atGTCCCTCACCAAGAATATCATCTCCAGAGAGTCACTACGCGCTGACCAGCCCCCTATCAACCGCCTCAGACCCTGGAATGTCGTCGCAACCCTACACCCCGAATTACTATCCGAAAACACCCCAGTCCTGGGGTAGCCACGACTTCTACGGTGAAAACAACAACATCTACAATAAATATGACTCTTACAAGTACAATTCCACATCACCCCGTTCCGAATCTAGTACTTTCAAGTCTAGCAATCATCAACAGGATTATTACAAGATGTCCTACGATGCCAAATATAAAAAGGATCCCGGGGGTGGTAAGAATAAGCCGCTGACACCCGCCACGGTGGGGGTAGAAGTGATGAAGAAAAGACGATTGGCGGCCAACGCGAGAGAGAGAAGAAGGATGAACAGTTTGAATGACGCATTTGACAGGCTAAGGGATCACGTGCCCAGTTTAGGGAATGACAGGAAGTTGAGCAAGTTTGAAACTTTACAGATGGCGCAACAGTATATTGCGGCGTTGCATGAGTTGTTGCAAAGGGACTAA